In one Oscillospiraceae bacterium genomic region, the following are encoded:
- the etfB1_2 gene encoding electron transfer flavoprotein subunit beta, with the protein MNVLVCVKQVPDTTEIKIDPVTNTLIRAGVPSIVNPFDGYALEAAARLKDKDPDTKIVVLSMGPEQAKAALKECLAIAADKAYLVSDRAFGGSDTLATSYIISQTLQKLEELEGKFDAIFCGKQAIDGDTAQVGPELAEHLNYPQVTYALEAEADGDGLQVKKEVEEGAELIAVRTPCVVTFTKPAWDPRYPTVKRKMAANRADIPTLTAADLPAIDLARAGLKGSPTKVKKTFVPRKKTGGVKLREETNEASALKLFQLLSGNNIV; encoded by the coding sequence ATGAACGTGCTTGTATGCGTCAAGCAGGTACCGGACACGACGGAGATTAAGATCGACCCGGTTACCAATACATTGATCCGCGCGGGCGTCCCCAGCATCGTCAACCCCTTTGACGGTTACGCGCTGGAGGCGGCCGCCCGGCTCAAGGACAAGGACCCGGACACCAAAATCGTGGTGCTGTCCATGGGGCCGGAGCAGGCCAAGGCGGCGCTGAAGGAGTGCCTGGCTATCGCCGCCGATAAGGCTTACCTGGTCTCCGACCGGGCCTTCGGCGGCTCCGATACCCTGGCCACCAGCTACATCATCAGCCAGACCCTTCAAAAGCTGGAGGAGCTGGAGGGCAAATTCGACGCCATTTTCTGCGGAAAGCAGGCGATTGACGGCGACACCGCCCAGGTGGGGCCGGAGCTTGCCGAGCATCTCAACTACCCCCAGGTGACCTACGCGCTGGAGGCGGAGGCCGACGGGGACGGCCTACAGGTGAAAAAGGAAGTGGAGGAGGGTGCCGAGCTTATCGCCGTCCGGACGCCCTGCGTGGTGACCTTCACCAAGCCCGCCTGGGATCCCCGTTACCCTACCGTCAAGCGGAAAATGGCCGCCAACCGGGCGGACATCCCCACCCTCACCGCCGCCGACCTGCCCGCCATCGATCTGGCCCGGGCCGGCCTGAAGGGCTCCCCCACCAAGGTAAAAAAGACCTTTGTGCCCCGGAAAAAGACCGGCGGCGTAAAGCTCAGGGAAGAGACCAACGAGGCGTCCGCCCTCAAGCTGTTTCAGCTTTTGAGCGGGAACAACATCGTATAG
- the acoA gene encoding ABC transporter substrate-binding protein has product MAYSKEQLVEMYRIMQRARLFDKKIATESKKGKLVGMFHFGTNQEALEGGIMPCIGPDDYIKPYHRNHGCLSLCDMKLYVAGMMERTTGYNMGIGGDYHQQDIRDLHLLPIDGLIGADWLYDVGVAMALKLQKKPGVVVGIHGDGGAQMGALYEAMNFASLFELPTVFVVVNNGVAMTTPTEKECKCAEISGRAAGFNVKGVSVWGQDPIAIREVMEAAMEGARRGEPALVEIMTYRRCGHYFGDPRDYETPERDARMGEKYPDPIARFEQVLQDMDMCTQEELKGYAKEIKNEIAEAFEWAYQQPRLTGGMTKGADKVFSNTEGGKL; this is encoded by the coding sequence ATGGCCTACAGCAAGGAACAGCTCGTTGAGATGTACAGGATCATGCAGAGGGCCCGCCTGTTCGACAAGAAGATCGCCACCGAGAGCAAAAAGGGCAAGCTGGTCGGCATGTTCCACTTCGGCACCAATCAGGAGGCCCTGGAGGGCGGCATCATGCCCTGCATCGGTCCCGACGACTACATCAAGCCCTACCACCGCAACCACGGCTGCCTGAGCCTGTGCGACATGAAGCTCTATGTGGCCGGCATGATGGAGCGCACCACCGGCTACAACATGGGCATCGGCGGCGACTATCACCAGCAGGACATCCGGGATCTGCACCTGCTGCCCATCGACGGATTAATCGGCGCGGACTGGCTCTACGACGTTGGCGTGGCCATGGCGCTCAAGCTCCAGAAGAAGCCCGGCGTGGTGGTGGGTATCCACGGCGACGGCGGCGCGCAGATGGGCGCGCTGTACGAGGCCATGAATTTCGCCTCCCTGTTCGAGCTGCCCACGGTCTTTGTGGTGGTCAATAACGGCGTGGCCATGACCACCCCCACCGAGAAGGAGTGCAAATGCGCGGAGATCTCCGGCCGGGCGGCGGGTTTCAACGTCAAGGGTGTCAGCGTCTGGGGGCAGGACCCCATCGCCATCCGGGAGGTCATGGAGGCCGCCATGGAGGGCGCCCGCCGGGGCGAGCCCGCTCTGGTGGAAATCATGACCTACCGCAGGTGCGGCCACTATTTCGGCGATCCCCGGGACTATGAGACGCCGGAGCGGGACGCGCGCATGGGCGAAAAGTACCCCGACCCCATCGCGCGCTTCGAGCAGGTGCTCCAGGACATGGATATGTGCACCCAGGAGGAGCTCAAAGGCTACGCCAAGGAGATTAAAAACGAGATTGCCGAGGCCTTCGAGTGGGCGTACCAGCAGCCCCGCCTGACCGGCGGCATGACCAAGGGCGCGGACAAGGTTTTCTCCAACACCGAAGGAGGGAAGCTGTAA
- the acoX gene encoding acetoin catabolism protein X, producing MALIGITCNPQSGKDIRRLLTAATTIDDTEKLNIIERILLSAAAVARQRVCIMPDRLGYGRLLLQKSRAKGYPGDLSQLELFGMEITETQSDTTFFAAQMEAAGADVLIVMGGDGTSRAAAKGTRSVPTISLSTGTNNVYPEMLEGTVAGIAAAALAGGGIPARACTAPAKCIEVSVNGSLRDLALVDVAFCSNPFVGSRAIWNYAEIGRVVTTQCSMASIGFSALAGTMLCVGPGEDWGAVAEFSDGAPNTLAPVGAGAVRGICVKEARRIALNETVRWTMTGQGTLALDGEREIRFRPGDVIGCTLRRNGPLRVDVRRCVEYAREAGLFRLGQE from the coding sequence ATGGCACTGATCGGTATCACCTGCAACCCCCAGTCCGGCAAGGACATCCGCCGCCTGCTCACCGCGGCCACCACCATCGACGACACGGAAAAGCTCAACATCATTGAGCGCATCCTGCTCTCGGCGGCGGCGGTGGCCCGCCAGCGGGTGTGCATTATGCCGGACCGGCTGGGCTATGGCCGGCTGCTGCTGCAAAAGAGCCGTGCGAAGGGCTACCCCGGGGATCTGTCCCAGCTGGAGCTGTTCGGCATGGAAATCACCGAGACCCAGTCGGACACCACCTTTTTCGCCGCCCAGATGGAGGCGGCCGGGGCCGACGTTTTAATCGTCATGGGTGGGGACGGCACCAGCCGGGCGGCGGCCAAGGGGACCCGCAGCGTGCCCACCATCTCCCTCTCCACCGGCACGAACAACGTCTACCCGGAGATGCTGGAGGGCACCGTGGCGGGGATAGCCGCGGCCGCGCTGGCGGGCGGGGGTATCCCCGCCCGGGCCTGCACCGCCCCGGCGAAATGCATCGAGGTGTCGGTGAACGGCAGTCTCCGGGATCTGGCCCTGGTGGACGTGGCCTTTTGCAGCAACCCCTTTGTGGGGTCCCGCGCCATCTGGAATTACGCGGAGATCGGCCGCGTGGTCACCACCCAGTGCAGCATGGCCTCCATCGGCTTTTCCGCCCTGGCGGGGACGATGCTCTGTGTGGGGCCCGGGGAGGACTGGGGCGCCGTCGCGGAGTTTTCGGACGGTGCGCCGAACACCCTGGCCCCGGTGGGCGCGGGGGCCGTGCGCGGCATCTGCGTAAAAGAGGCGCGGCGGATCGCGCTGAACGAGACCGTGCGCTGGACCATGACGGGTCAGGGCACCCTGGCCCTGGACGGCGAGCGGGAGATCCGGTTCCGTCCGGGAGACGTAATTGGCTGTACCCTGCGGCGCAACGGCCCCCTCCGGGTGGACGTGCGCCGGTGCGTGGAGTACGCCCGGGAAGCGGGCCTTTTCAGGCTTGGACAGGAGTGA
- a CDS encoding dihydrolipoyl dehydrogenase, whose translation MRQFEVAVIGGGPGGYIAAIRAAQLGKKTVLIEKRDLGGTCLNRGCIPTKALLHSAEAYHALGAAKALGITLGEYSFQYKKMAKRKDKVVRQLRSGVENLVAGHGAELIRGEAVLTGPHTIRVGGEALEAEQIILAAGSMPAPLPVPGAQLPGVINSDGVLALEECPESLVIVGGGVIGVEFATLFSDLGRQVTILEMLPGILSGSDPDVCRAMTGLLEDKGVRIYTGAKLLGITEGLTCTFEQEGRTMTVQGEAVVLAAGRKPDSAGLGLEAAGVAVQRGFIPVDGELRTNVPHIFAIGDLTGKQQLAHVATAQGIVAAHNAAGEHRGMCYDAVPGCIYTNPEIACVGLTEEKAEAVGYKVRVGRFNVSGNGRSLAIGCQDGFAKLVADAETGKVLGCHILAPHATEIIAEATLAIQNGLGLEALAGTIHAHPTVSEIIMEAAHDAQGLCCHKM comes from the coding sequence ATGAGACAATTTGAAGTGGCGGTCATCGGCGGCGGCCCGGGCGGATATATCGCCGCCATCCGCGCCGCCCAGCTGGGCAAAAAGACCGTACTGATTGAAAAGCGGGATTTGGGGGGCACCTGCCTCAACCGGGGCTGCATCCCCACCAAGGCGCTGCTGCACAGCGCGGAGGCCTACCATGCGCTGGGCGCAGCCAAGGCGCTGGGCATCACGCTGGGGGAATATTCCTTCCAGTACAAGAAGATGGCCAAGCGCAAGGATAAGGTGGTCAGGCAGCTGCGCAGCGGCGTGGAAAACCTAGTGGCCGGTCACGGCGCGGAGCTGATCCGGGGCGAGGCGGTGCTGACGGGGCCGCACACCATCCGGGTGGGCGGGGAGGCGCTGGAGGCGGAGCAGATCATTCTGGCGGCCGGTTCCATGCCCGCCCCCCTGCCGGTGCCCGGCGCGCAGCTGCCCGGCGTCATCAACTCCGACGGGGTTTTGGCCCTGGAGGAGTGCCCGGAATCTCTGGTCATTGTGGGCGGCGGCGTCATCGGCGTGGAGTTTGCCACCCTGTTCAGCGATCTGGGCAGGCAGGTCACCATTCTGGAGATGCTGCCCGGTATCCTCAGCGGCAGCGACCCCGACGTCTGCCGGGCCATGACCGGCCTGTTGGAGGACAAGGGGGTGCGCATTTACACCGGGGCCAAGCTGCTGGGTATAACCGAGGGGCTTACCTGCACCTTTGAGCAGGAGGGGCGGACCATGACCGTTCAGGGAGAGGCCGTGGTCCTGGCCGCAGGCCGGAAGCCCGATTCCGCGGGCCTGGGCCTGGAGGCGGCGGGGGTCGCCGTACAGCGGGGGTTCATCCCGGTGGACGGCGAGCTGCGCACCAACGTGCCCCATATCTTCGCCATCGGCGATTTGACCGGCAAGCAGCAGCTGGCCCACGTGGCCACCGCCCAGGGGATCGTAGCGGCCCACAACGCCGCCGGGGAGCACCGCGGCATGTGCTATGACGCCGTGCCCGGCTGTATCTACACCAACCCCGAGATCGCCTGTGTGGGCCTGACCGAGGAGAAGGCCGAGGCGGTGGGATACAAGGTGCGCGTGGGCAGATTCAACGTGTCCGGCAACGGCCGCAGCCTGGCCATCGGCTGCCAGGACGGCTTTGCCAAGCTGGTGGCCGACGCTGAGACCGGGAAGGTGCTGGGCTGCCACATCCTCGCCCCACACGCCACCGAGATCATCGCAGAGGCCACCCTGGCCATTCAAAACGGCCTGGGCCTGGAGGCCCTCGCCGGCACCATCCACGCCCACCCCACCGTCAGCGAGATCATCATGGAGGCGGCCCACGACGCGCAGGGGCTCTGCTGCCATAAGATGTAA
- the acoB gene encoding TPP-dependent acetoin dehydrogenase complex, E1 protein subunit beta gives MRHVSYAQALEAAVFEEMQRDSTVYYMGEDVGVFGGAISKMYSLYQTFPDRVMDMPLDEKGFTGVAVGMAWMGLRPIVEFMYPDFIALAMNEIAHGACKQYWLSTQKCPVPMVIRSAQGIGSQCGAHHSECIEGWMMNYPGLKIAVPTFPDDAYGMMKHAIRDNDPVLWLDCRTTIYTEEADIPEAEADALLPFGQARVRREGTDVTIVAWHKLLKDALAAAEALEAQGVSCEVIDPRTLIPFDVETVLASVRKTGRLVIAHEANVRGGFGAEIAAQVAERDAAALKCPIVRVGTPNTYIPVGTVEWQIVPDQMDVIRAVKGTLGMALTEEERGGVPVDAVAELKKSRPNDAE, from the coding sequence ATGAGACATGTGAGCTATGCGCAGGCGCTGGAGGCCGCCGTCTTTGAGGAGATGCAGCGGGATTCCACGGTCTATTACATGGGCGAGGACGTGGGTGTCTTCGGCGGCGCGATTTCCAAGATGTACTCCCTCTACCAGACCTTCCCCGACCGGGTCATGGATATGCCCCTGGACGAGAAGGGCTTTACCGGCGTAGCCGTGGGTATGGCCTGGATGGGGCTGCGGCCCATCGTGGAGTTCATGTACCCCGATTTCATCGCCCTGGCCATGAACGAGATCGCCCACGGCGCCTGTAAGCAGTACTGGCTTTCCACCCAGAAGTGCCCTGTGCCCATGGTCATCCGCTCCGCCCAGGGCATCGGCTCCCAGTGCGGGGCCCACCACTCCGAATGTATCGAGGGCTGGATGATGAACTACCCCGGCCTGAAGATCGCGGTCCCCACCTTCCCGGACGACGCATACGGCATGATGAAGCACGCCATCCGGGACAACGACCCCGTGCTCTGGCTGGACTGCCGCACCACCATCTACACCGAGGAGGCCGACATCCCCGAGGCGGAGGCGGACGCCCTGCTCCCCTTCGGGCAGGCCCGCGTCCGGCGGGAGGGGACGGATGTGACCATTGTGGCCTGGCACAAGCTGCTCAAGGACGCGCTGGCCGCCGCCGAGGCGTTGGAGGCGCAGGGCGTCAGCTGCGAGGTCATCGACCCCCGCACCCTCATCCCCTTCGACGTGGAGACCGTGCTGGCCTCCGTGCGCAAGACCGGCCGTCTGGTTATCGCCCACGAGGCCAACGTCCGCGGCGGCTTTGGCGCGGAGATCGCCGCCCAGGTCGCCGAGCGGGACGCCGCCGCCCTGAAATGCCCCATCGTCCGCGTCGGCACGCCCAACACCTACATCCCCGTGGGCACCGTGGAGTGGCAGATCGTCCCCGATCAGATGGACGTCATCCGGGCGGTGAAGGGCACGCTGGGCATGGCCCTCACCGAGGAGGAGCGGGGCGGCGTACCGGTAGACGCCGTGGCGGAGCTGAAAAAATCGCGGCCCAACGACGCGGAATAG